Below is a window of Paraburkholderia kururiensis DNA.
GCCTTGGCGCCCTGTTTCACATCATTTCAGCTGCGCCGTCCCCAATAAAAACGCGGCGCACCCCGTGTTCGGGTGTGCGCCGCGCGAATCTCCCTGATGGGTGCTGCCGCCGACGATCGTTGTGCTATTCGCCTCTAATCCTGCCGGGCGCTTCCGCGTCTTGCGTTACTTGCCTACCTGATTGCCGATGATGCCGCCCACCGCCGCGCCGCCCAGCGTCGAAAGCGCATTGCCGCCGATCGCTGCGCCCGCCACGCCGCCTACACCTGCGCCGATGGCCGTATCGCGCTGTCGTGTCGTCATGTTGTCGCAAGCCGAGAGGGTCGCGGCGAGCGCTACCACTGCTGCCAGCACACCCAGCCGTGCACCCGGATGCCGAGCCGCTTTCATGATCGCTAC
It encodes the following:
- a CDS encoding glycine zipper 2TM domain-containing protein; this encodes MKAARHPGARLGVLAAVVALAATLSACDNMTTRQRDTAIGAGVGGVAGAAIGGNALSTLGGAAVGGIIGNQVGK